A genomic region of Desulfosarcina ovata subsp. ovata contains the following coding sequences:
- a CDS encoding ABC transporter substrate-binding protein: protein MNSNHGGRLFSTGIVVFAISIGALLFGRDTPAEATRSLSTIAETIRIEDSKGVSVAVRLPVRRLVVLTSDALEIVRALGAVDFVVGVYSDIEKNPLFWPTLKDRPKVGSWKAINYERVVELHPDAVLCYAQRPGREMEKKLEPFGIQVIRLDFFRIERLAKEIETLGRILEREKRAGALSAWYRRHLHHQRDMLKTITACPRVYIEGDSNYHTAGPGSGGNDMCLLAGGCNLAAKLSIPYPEVSPEWVVTGDPDVIVKITTRSICDSCYSMTERTPLKNISDRLMARPAWRHIGAVKKGRVHVIANEIWTGPRAIIGTSYLVKWFYPELSTEFDPEALHREYLESFQGIRHQGIYVYPE from the coding sequence TTGAATTCTAACCATGGCGGCCGTTTGTTTTCTACAGGAATCGTTGTTTTCGCCATATCCATCGGAGCGCTTCTTTTTGGGAGGGACACACCGGCCGAAGCAACACGTTCGCTGTCAACGATAGCGGAGACGATCCGTATCGAGGACTCCAAAGGGGTGTCCGTGGCGGTCAGGCTGCCAGTCAGGAGGCTGGTCGTCCTGACCTCCGACGCGCTGGAGATCGTGCGTGCGTTGGGCGCGGTGGATTTTGTGGTCGGTGTGTATTCCGATATTGAGAAGAATCCTTTGTTCTGGCCGACCTTGAAGGACAGGCCCAAGGTCGGGAGTTGGAAAGCGATCAATTATGAACGGGTTGTCGAGTTGCATCCGGATGCCGTGCTGTGCTATGCGCAGCGTCCCGGCCGGGAGATGGAAAAAAAACTCGAGCCCTTCGGCATTCAGGTGATCCGCCTCGATTTTTTCAGGATTGAGCGATTGGCAAAAGAGATTGAAACGCTGGGCCGGATTCTTGAAAGAGAGAAAAGGGCCGGAGCGCTTTCGGCCTGGTACCGGCGCCACCTGCATCATCAGCGGGATATGCTCAAAACGATCACTGCCTGCCCGAGGGTCTATATCGAAGGCGATTCCAACTACCATACTGCGGGACCCGGATCGGGGGGCAACGATATGTGCCTTCTGGCCGGAGGGTGCAATCTCGCCGCAAAGCTTTCCATTCCCTACCCGGAGGTCTCCCCGGAATGGGTTGTGACGGGCGATCCGGACGTAATCGTCAAAATTACCACTCGCAGCATTTGCGATTCATGCTATAGCATGACAGAAAGGACGCCGTTAAAAAACATAAGTGACCGGCTGATGGCCCGGCCGGCTTGGCGTCATATCGGTGCTGTCAAAAAAGGCCGCGTCCATGTTATTGCTAATGAAATCTGGACCGGTCCAAGGGCCATCATCGGAACATCCTACCTGGTCAAATGGTTTTACCCTGAATTGTCGACGGAATTTGATCCTGAGGCCCTTCACCGGGAATACCTGGAATCGTTTCAAGGCATCCGCCACCAGGGGATTTACGTCTATCCGGAGTGA
- a CDS encoding FecCD family ABC transporter permease, giving the protein MQDICAQYRGAGTKKRLILLGLAVVLFGVALAAISQGASSVGFFDSFHAFFKASGIAHDIVWELRLPRIVMAILVGCGLGLAGSVFQAILKNPLASPYTLGMASSAGFGAVLAIIFGGGWCGHYLIAGSAFFFALLASLLILGIARYKSATPETMILAGIAIMFLFSALSSFLQYMGTVNEVHEIVFWFFGSLSKVGWREIGIAAVMILVPVPVLLKWSWDFNLLTAGDESATALGVNVIKIRMGGVIFASLITAAAICFTGVIGFIGLVAPHIARMVIGGDHWFLIPGSALIGAILVLTADTLGRTCWAPQIIPLGIVTAFIGVPFFFYLLMKKKREYW; this is encoded by the coding sequence ATGCAGGACATATGCGCGCAATACAGGGGGGCTGGAACCAAAAAACGGTTAATCCTGCTTGGCCTGGCCGTGGTTTTGTTTGGCGTTGCCCTGGCCGCCATTTCCCAGGGCGCTTCGTCCGTTGGGTTTTTCGATTCATTTCATGCGTTTTTCAAGGCGTCCGGAATCGCCCATGACATCGTATGGGAGCTGCGGCTCCCCCGAATTGTCATGGCCATTCTTGTCGGTTGCGGTCTCGGGCTTGCCGGAAGCGTATTCCAGGCCATATTGAAAAACCCCCTGGCGTCACCCTACACCCTTGGAATGGCCTCCAGCGCCGGATTTGGCGCGGTTCTGGCTATCATTTTTGGTGGCGGTTGGTGTGGCCATTATCTCATTGCCGGCAGTGCGTTTTTCTTCGCCCTGCTTGCGTCTCTTCTCATTCTCGGAATTGCCAGATACAAAAGCGCCACGCCGGAGACGATGATCCTGGCCGGTATCGCCATTATGTTTCTCTTTTCGGCCCTCAGTTCTTTCCTCCAATATATGGGAACGGTCAATGAGGTTCACGAAATCGTATTCTGGTTTTTCGGGAGCCTGTCCAAAGTCGGATGGCGGGAGATCGGAATCGCCGCCGTGATGATCCTTGTTCCCGTTCCTGTTCTGTTAAAGTGGTCCTGGGATTTTAATCTGCTCACCGCAGGTGATGAATCGGCAACGGCACTCGGCGTAAACGTAATAAAAATCAGGATGGGCGGGGTCATTTTTGCCTCCCTGATTACGGCAGCGGCCATCTGCTTCACCGGGGTGATCGGCTTTATCGGGCTTGTCGCCCCGCACATCGCCAGAATGGTGATCGGCGGAGACCACTGGTTCCTCATTCCGGGATCCGCACTGATCGGCGCCATTCTCGTATTGACGGCAGACACCCTGGGAAGGACCTGCTGGGCGCCCCAGATCATCCCTTTGGGGATTGTTACCGCTTTTATCGGCGTCCCTTTCTTTTTTTACCTGTTAATGAAAAAAAAGCGAGAATACTGGTAA
- a CDS encoding DUF2117 domain-containing protein: MIGILFHGPEVFDSGWGRQIIDTMKTKDDLRCVLAGTMGRTAVFDSGIDGIEFWNQMPSACLSELASEASLILIVNFAKSAEAGLVFGGMVVERSGVTVPVVQVECSGPFWVEWVDGCDPGLIETLHRMGLSRRAPKPVASSIWQADGNLYRRMTTAGAGDFIFVDGIMVGRATGDVVTLISRDGQLCEIQGADVKAHGLEKLERFGGVDLQTAKLASSPTIRRTAKQPRIMKTTGNGLVFIDHAGMHVYELTGDVEGAVTVGDDTTVVVGDILSRFQIPVIGIVDGDEDVILENGRFASGSAKLTVRADDRFGMKVFDEIFNHEKQIGIPFEEALRKIVKLAGDDLVNLQTF; this comes from the coding sequence ATGATCGGGATTCTTTTTCACGGACCGGAGGTCTTTGACTCCGGTTGGGGGCGACAAATCATTGATACAATGAAAACCAAGGATGATCTGCGCTGCGTTTTGGCCGGTACCATGGGGCGAACCGCCGTTTTCGACAGCGGCATCGATGGCATTGAATTCTGGAATCAAATGCCCAGTGCGTGTCTTTCCGAGCTGGCTTCGGAGGCCAGTTTGATCCTGATCGTCAATTTCGCAAAATCCGCGGAAGCCGGCCTGGTTTTCGGCGGCATGGTCGTCGAAAGGTCCGGGGTAACCGTTCCGGTCGTGCAGGTCGAGTGCAGCGGTCCTTTTTGGGTGGAGTGGGTCGACGGTTGCGATCCGGGCCTTATCGAAACATTGCATCGGATGGGGCTTTCACGGCGAGCGCCAAAACCGGTCGCTTCCTCAATCTGGCAGGCGGATGGGAACCTCTATCGCCGCATGACGACGGCCGGTGCGGGCGATTTCATTTTCGTGGATGGGATTATGGTCGGCCGGGCAACCGGGGACGTGGTGACGCTGATTTCCCGGGATGGACAACTCTGCGAAATCCAGGGCGCCGACGTCAAAGCCCATGGTCTTGAAAAACTGGAGCGATTTGGCGGTGTCGATCTGCAAACGGCCAAACTGGCGTCCTCACCGACGATTCGCCGAACAGCTAAGCAGCCCCGTATCATGAAAACGACGGGCAACGGATTGGTTTTTATCGATCATGCCGGCATGCATGTTTATGAATTGACGGGCGACGTGGAAGGTGCCGTTACGGTTGGCGATGACACCACCGTGGTGGTCGGCGATATCCTGTCGCGGTTTCAAATTCCCGTGATCGGGATTGTGGACGGCGACGAAGACGTTATCCTGGAAAACGGCCGTTTTGCGTCCGGTTCGGCAAAATTGACCGTCCGGGCGGATGATCGGTTCGGGATGAAAGTTTTCGATGAGATTTTCAACCACGAGAAACAGATTGGCATACCTTTCGAGGAGGCGCTGAGAAAAATTGTGAAACTCGCTGGAGACGATTTGGTGAATCTGCAGACGTTTTGA
- a CDS encoding ABC transporter ATP-binding protein, whose translation MLCIEGLCFHYNKTAILENIGIDLHRGQMLSIVGPNGTGKTTLLKCIAGIATPRSGKILIDGVDMSRMSRMDHAKRIGYVPQSSPGKFPITVFDAVLMGRRPYMTWRPSEKDLEAVANVLKSLNLENIALRDFDQLSGGQKQKVLLARAVAQETDYLLMDEPTSNLDLKHQMEVLEMVSGMVKKSGVAAMLAMHDLNLAARFSDRIVMLNKGRIFCSGRPRQVMTAQNIRSIYGVEATINETNGHPHILPIRPVSALG comes from the coding sequence ATGCTTTGTATCGAAGGGCTTTGTTTCCATTATAACAAAACAGCGATTCTGGAAAACATCGGCATCGACCTGCACCGGGGACAGATGCTGAGTATCGTGGGTCCTAATGGAACCGGGAAAACGACACTTTTAAAATGCATCGCCGGAATCGCTACGCCCAGAAGTGGCAAGATTCTTATTGATGGTGTGGATATGTCCCGGATGAGCCGAATGGACCATGCCAAGCGCATCGGGTATGTTCCCCAGAGTTCACCCGGAAAATTTCCCATTACGGTGTTTGACGCGGTGTTGATGGGCAGGCGGCCCTACATGACCTGGAGACCCTCTGAAAAGGATCTGGAGGCCGTTGCGAATGTTCTGAAGTCCCTGAACCTGGAGAATATCGCCTTGAGGGATTTTGACCAGTTGAGCGGGGGGCAGAAGCAAAAAGTGCTGTTGGCCCGGGCAGTGGCCCAGGAGACGGATTACCTGCTCATGGATGAGCCGACCAGCAACCTTGACCTGAAACACCAGATGGAGGTCCTGGAGATGGTGTCCGGAATGGTGAAAAAAAGCGGTGTGGCCGCCATGCTGGCGATGCACGACCTGAACCTTGCCGCCCGGTTTTCCGACAGAATCGTGATGTTGAACAAGGGCAGGATATTTTGCAGCGGCCGGCCGCGGCAGGTCATGACCGCCCAAAATATAAGATCGATCTACGGTGTGGAAGCCACGATCAACGAAACCAACGGCCACCCGCATATTCTGCCGATCAGACCGGTGAGCGCCCTGGGATAA